From the genome of Candidatus Promineifilum breve, one region includes:
- a CDS encoding Tex family protein, producing the protein MTNDERITERISAQLNVRPSQVAAVIALLDGGATLPFIARYRKEATGSLDEEQIRHIEAESGRLRALDERRAAVIASVTEQGAMTPELAAQLGAAETLHALEDLYAPYKPKRRTRATIARERGLGPLADLILAQPATRQSAAELARPFVNEQAPTSDDALAGARDIVAESISDHAAVRGRLRERAMQTGLITSRLIDGAADDKGLYRLYYDFALEAPRLRPHQTLALNRGEKEKILRVGLVVPEAEQLLAIRAHFRPDRRSPLAEQLQLAADDAARRLLLPAVERDVRRALSETAERHAITVFGRNLRALLTQPPLAGHVVVGIDPGFRTGCKAAVLDPTGKVLDTATLYPHPPQKKWDEAAATLTGLIVRHGVTLIAIGNGTASRETEQLVAGLTRERPGLHYVIVNEAGASVYSAGTLARAELPDMDVTMRGAVSIGRRLLDPLAELVKIDAKSIGVGLYQHDVDQKELAAALDGVVESVVNQVGVEVNTASPALLAHVAGIGPKLAGQIVAHRDARGPFPGRAALREVSGLGPKAFEQAAGFLRIRDGANPLDAGAIHPESYGAAERVLARVADDGRRTTDHGRPAAGGLWSVVSGRPSSPEEMRALLDRLCEEVGMEQLAAELGTGVPTLADILDQLARPGRDPRADLPPPLLRSDVLSLDDLSPGLTLSGTVRNVVDFGAFVDVGLKHDGLLHRSRLPRGTALSVGDVIEVVVVEVDKERGRVGLGWKKE; encoded by the coding sequence ATGACCAACGACGAACGAATCACCGAACGCATTAGCGCCCAACTCAACGTCCGCCCCAGCCAGGTCGCGGCGGTCATCGCCCTGCTCGACGGCGGGGCCACCCTGCCCTTCATCGCCCGCTACCGCAAGGAAGCCACCGGCTCGCTCGACGAAGAGCAGATCCGCCACATCGAGGCCGAGAGCGGCCGGCTGCGCGCCCTCGATGAGCGGCGCGCGGCGGTCATCGCCTCTGTCACCGAGCAGGGAGCCATGACCCCCGAACTGGCCGCCCAATTGGGCGCGGCCGAAACGCTCCACGCCCTGGAAGACCTCTACGCCCCCTACAAGCCCAAGCGCCGCACCCGCGCCACCATCGCCCGCGAGCGCGGCCTGGGGCCATTGGCCGACCTCATCCTGGCCCAGCCCGCCACGCGCCAATCGGCGGCCGAACTGGCCCGGCCGTTCGTCAATGAACAGGCCCCCACCAGCGATGACGCCCTGGCCGGGGCGCGCGACATCGTGGCCGAGTCCATCAGCGACCACGCCGCCGTGCGCGGCCGGCTGCGCGAACGGGCCATGCAGACCGGCCTCATCACCAGCCGCCTGATCGACGGCGCGGCCGATGACAAGGGCCTCTACCGGCTGTACTACGACTTCGCCCTGGAAGCCCCCCGCCTGCGACCACACCAGACGTTGGCCCTCAATCGCGGCGAGAAAGAAAAGATACTGCGCGTCGGCCTGGTCGTGCCCGAAGCCGAGCAACTCTTAGCCATCCGCGCCCACTTCCGGCCCGACCGCCGCTCGCCGCTGGCCGAGCAGCTGCAACTGGCCGCCGACGACGCCGCCCGCCGCCTGCTGCTGCCGGCCGTGGAGCGCGACGTGCGCCGCGCCCTGTCCGAAACGGCCGAGCGTCACGCCATCACCGTCTTCGGCCGCAATCTGCGCGCCCTGCTGACCCAGCCGCCGCTGGCCGGTCACGTTGTCGTGGGCATCGACCCCGGCTTCCGCACCGGCTGCAAGGCGGCCGTGCTCGACCCGACCGGCAAGGTGCTCGACACGGCCACCCTCTACCCCCACCCGCCGCAGAAGAAATGGGACGAGGCCGCCGCCACCCTGACCGGCCTCATCGTCCGCCACGGCGTGACCCTCATCGCCATCGGCAACGGCACGGCCAGCCGCGAGACGGAGCAACTGGTGGCCGGGCTGACCCGCGAGCGGCCGGGGTTGCATTACGTCATCGTCAACGAGGCCGGGGCCAGCGTCTACAGCGCCGGCACATTGGCTCGCGCCGAGCTGCCCGATATGGACGTGACCATGCGCGGCGCGGTGTCGATCGGCCGCCGCCTGCTCGACCCGCTGGCCGAACTGGTCAAGATCGATGCCAAGTCCATCGGCGTCGGCCTCTACCAGCACGACGTGGATCAAAAGGAACTGGCCGCGGCCCTCGACGGCGTGGTCGAATCGGTCGTCAATCAGGTCGGCGTGGAGGTCAACACCGCCTCGCCCGCCCTGCTGGCCCACGTGGCCGGCATCGGGCCGAAGCTGGCCGGGCAGATCGTGGCCCACCGCGATGCCCGCGGCCCCTTCCCCGGCCGGGCGGCGCTGCGCGAGGTGAGCGGGCTGGGGCCGAAGGCGTTCGAGCAGGCGGCGGGCTTCTTGCGCATCCGCGACGGGGCCAACCCGCTGGACGCCGGGGCCATCCACCCGGAGAGCTATGGGGCGGCCGAGCGGGTGTTGGCGCGGGTGGCGGACGACGGACGACGGACGACAGACCACGGACGGCCTGCTGCTGGTGGTCTGTGGTCTGTGGTCAGTGGTCGGCCGTCCTCCCCAGAGGAGATGCGGGCGTTGCTCGATAGACTATGCGAAGAAGTTGGAATGGAGCAACTGGCCGCTGAATTGGGCACCGGTGTGCCCACCCTGGCCGACATCCTCGACCAGTTGGCCCGCCCCGGCCGCGACCCCCGCGCCGACCTGCCCCCGCCCCTGCTGCGCTCCGACGTGCTGTCGCTCGATGACCTGTCGCCCGGCCTGACCCTCAGCGGCACGGTGCGCAACGTGGTCGATTTCGGCGCGTTCGTCGATGTGGGCCTGAAGCACGACGGCCTGCTGCACCGCAGCCGCCTGCCGCGCGGCACGGCGCTTTCGGTGGGCGACGTGATCGAGGTCGTGGTGGTGGAGGTGGATAAGGAGCGCGGGCGGGTTGGGTTGGGGTGGAAGAAAGAGTAA
- a CDS encoding SHOCT-like domain-containing protein encodes MDTERTQVLEMLAAGKLTVAEAEMLLAALSRPAAEEMPDVATLKAAAKKDAGGPAAISDSFGPFDRPEGFAPRPPVPPRPPRAPRPPRPPQPSRGRRADVIDQVIRLHNHGIDADYLKKMRAALGDIPIDDVIALGNHGIEPDYVQQMQGLGLDLSVEDVVAFGIHGVEADFVAEMIGLGFDHLTPDDLVAMSIHGVDSEMIANLDRAGLTDLSADEIVALAIHGVDADFVAAMREKVSKT; translated from the coding sequence ATGGACACCGAACGCACCCAGGTATTAGAAATGTTGGCCGCGGGCAAGTTGACTGTGGCCGAGGCCGAGATGCTGCTGGCGGCTCTCAGCCGGCCGGCGGCCGAGGAGATGCCCGACGTGGCGACGCTGAAGGCCGCCGCAAAAAAAGACGCGGGCGGCCCGGCGGCTATTTCGGACAGCTTCGGGCCGTTTGACCGGCCGGAAGGTTTCGCGCCGCGGCCGCCCGTGCCTCCCCGTCCGCCCCGCGCCCCGCGCCCGCCGCGCCCGCCCCAGCCCAGCCGCGGCCGCCGCGCCGACGTCATCGACCAGGTGATTCGCCTGCACAACCACGGCATCGATGCCGATTACCTCAAGAAGATGCGCGCCGCGCTGGGCGACATCCCCATCGACGACGTGATCGCCCTGGGCAACCACGGCATCGAACCCGACTACGTGCAGCAGATGCAGGGCCTGGGCCTCGATCTGAGCGTCGAAGACGTGGTGGCCTTTGGCATCCACGGCGTCGAGGCCGACTTCGTGGCCGAGATGATCGGGCTGGGCTTCGACCATCTGACGCCCGACGACCTGGTGGCGATGAGCATCCACGGCGTCGATAGCGAGATGATCGCCAATCTCGACCGCGCCGGGCTGACCGATCTGAGCGCCGACGAGATCGTGGCCCTGGCCATCCACGGCGTCGATGCCGACTTCGTGGCCGCCATGCGCGAAAAGGTTTCTAAGACCTGA
- a CDS encoding DinB family protein codes for MRIHWQPMLRQQFGAALDILERTMLACPADLWAAQLWDDEDGEQEFGQTWGIITHTLIWLDLYLTGQAEGFAPPPPFQRGKLLATPYSKAQLQTYLDACRAKLTATIDGLTEATANRLCRFRWMEPSFVELQLYTMRHVVEHTAHVNLLIGQHGDPAPQDVVDYVYEEGRGDMDIPWQEIVWRQYGAALDVLGDAIAACPAELWRGRLYDDPGARPEYAEVWYRAYHALFWVDLYLFGAEEGFLPPAPLGLIEMVEDDLPDRVYTQEELLTYWAICRNKMRETLLALDDETAARRCSFAWGEVSFLELQLYSMRHVQEHAAQLSLYLGQHGLPAPDWVSMARPDRE; via the coding sequence ATGCGCATCCACTGGCAACCCATGCTGCGCCAGCAATTCGGGGCCGCGCTCGACATCCTGGAGCGGACGATGCTGGCCTGCCCCGCCGACCTGTGGGCCGCCCAACTGTGGGACGACGAGGACGGCGAGCAGGAATTCGGCCAGACGTGGGGCATCATCACCCACACGCTGATCTGGCTCGATCTCTATCTGACCGGCCAAGCTGAGGGCTTCGCGCCGCCGCCGCCCTTCCAGCGGGGCAAGCTGCTGGCCACGCCCTATAGCAAGGCCCAGCTACAGACCTATCTCGACGCCTGCCGCGCCAAGCTGACCGCGACCATCGACGGGCTGACCGAGGCGACAGCCAACCGGCTGTGCCGCTTCCGCTGGATGGAACCGAGCTTTGTCGAATTGCAACTCTACACCATGCGCCACGTGGTGGAGCACACCGCGCACGTGAACCTGCTGATCGGGCAACATGGCGACCCGGCCCCGCAGGACGTGGTCGATTACGTCTATGAAGAAGGGAGAGGCGACATGGATATTCCCTGGCAAGAGATCGTCTGGCGGCAGTACGGCGCGGCGCTCGACGTATTGGGCGACGCCATCGCCGCCTGCCCGGCTGAGTTGTGGCGCGGCCGACTGTACGACGACCCCGGCGCGCGACCGGAGTATGCCGAGGTGTGGTATCGCGCCTACCACGCCCTGTTCTGGGTCGATCTCTACCTGTTCGGCGCGGAGGAGGGCTTCTTGCCGCCCGCCCCGCTGGGACTGATCGAGATGGTCGAGGACGATCTGCCCGACCGGGTCTATACCCAGGAAGAACTCCTGACCTATTGGGCCATCTGCCGGAATAAGATGCGCGAGACGCTGCTGGCGCTGGACGACGAGACGGCCGCGCGGCGTTGCTCGTTCGCCTGGGGCGAGGTGTCCTTCCTGGAGTTGCAACTGTACAGTATGCGCCACGTGCAGGAGCACGCCGCGCAGTTGAGCCTGTACCTCGGTCAACACGGCCTCCCGGCCCCGGATTGGGTCAGCATGGCCCGGCCGGATAGAGAGTAG
- a CDS encoding HAD family hydrolase, whose protein sequence is MSTTQPTNDHGRRGVALDMDGIITDGMTFHAQSWQGTYQALCGVDLPELLIYEREGVKGDEFVRQLAPLLGLPAPDDATVAALNREKNRRFNDIFRVIPIPGIHDLVALLAGRLGYPLAVVTGSNRDTARHALAGLGLAGCFAHVVAADDVGRGKPHPEPYLTAARLLAVDPAHCLVIENAPAGISAAGAAGMACVAVTTSLPANYLRAADRIVADHGQLASLLLAEYGVSGGLGAWQLPGPDR, encoded by the coding sequence ATGTCAACCACGCAACCCACCAACGACCACGGCCGCCGCGGCGTCGCCCTCGACATGGACGGCATCATCACCGACGGCATGACCTTCCACGCCCAATCCTGGCAGGGCACGTACCAGGCCCTGTGCGGCGTCGATCTGCCGGAACTGCTCATCTATGAGCGCGAGGGCGTCAAGGGGGACGAATTCGTGCGGCAGCTGGCCCCGCTGCTGGGCCTGCCCGCGCCCGACGACGCGACGGTGGCGGCGCTGAACCGCGAGAAGAATCGCCGCTTCAACGACATCTTCCGCGTCATCCCCATCCCCGGCATCCACGATCTGGTGGCGCTGCTGGCCGGGCGGCTGGGCTACCCGCTGGCGGTCGTCACCGGCTCCAACCGCGACACCGCCCGCCACGCGCTGGCGGGCCTGGGGCTGGCCGGCTGCTTCGCCCACGTGGTGGCCGCCGATGACGTGGGCCGCGGCAAGCCCCACCCCGAGCCGTATCTGACCGCCGCCCGGCTATTGGCCGTCGATCCGGCCCACTGCCTGGTCATCGAAAACGCCCCGGCGGGCATCAGCGCGGCCGGGGCGGCGGGCATGGCCTGCGTGGCCGTCACGACCTCCCTGCCCGCCAACTACCTGCGCGCCGCCGACCGCATCGTGGCCGATCATGGGCAGCTCGCTTCCTTATTATTGGCCGAGTATGGGGTGTCGGGTGGGCTGGGGGCGTGGCAGTTGCCCGGCCCGGACAGGTAG
- a CDS encoding type II toxin-antitoxin system Phd/YefM family antitoxin — MEKQLSISQVREELGTLVDEVQYENSKYIILRHGKPAVAVVPLHVYEAWKSNRERLFGMIERMQAAAGDMDPDEAMALVLEAQQAVRAEHRERGPG, encoded by the coding sequence ATGGAAAAACAGTTGAGTATTTCTCAGGTGCGCGAGGAATTGGGCACGCTGGTTGATGAGGTGCAATACGAGAACAGTAAGTACATCATCCTGCGCCACGGCAAGCCGGCGGTGGCCGTGGTGCCGCTCCACGTGTATGAGGCGTGGAAATCGAATCGAGAGCGCCTGTTTGGCATGATCGAGCGGATGCAGGCGGCGGCCGGTGATATGGATCCCGATGAGGCGATGGCCCTGGTGCTGGAGGCGCAGCAGGCGGTGCGGGCCGAACATAGGGAGCGAGGGCCGGGATGA
- a CDS encoding winged helix-turn-helix domain-containing protein has product MTITIDIDTARRFILGKQGLWPGRRWREPAGAAAAMRAIEYLQLDPLQIIARSQDIMLHSRVLDYTPGLWEEATYGRREFFDWGGWLAVRPMDELPHWRVVMRREHDGLAGDSRIARMGREHAEAVVEMRQILRERGTVTNRDFAMTTRTRTDSYRGRKDSALALYYLWRTGEVMTHHRERFERVYALAEAVAPAHLLYESEEAEVDRFVIKKEISFDGLSRVKRTAEGYMGRGEPDRAAKSLLGQMLADGEVIEVRVAGWKAPHLALGSDAAALAEVSAGRVPAAWRPLDGDNTDEVAFLSPLDPVSARGRAKVLFGFDYVWEVYKPVDKRQYGYYVLPILWGERLVGRFDSKLDRTTNTFVILGLWLEDEALGRDEAFAAALGRGFRRFVSFLGAEKEDATAVNEPLLRAQIAS; this is encoded by the coding sequence ATGACCATAACAATCGATATCGACACCGCCCGGCGGTTCATTCTGGGCAAGCAGGGCCTATGGCCGGGGCGGCGCTGGCGCGAGCCGGCAGGCGCGGCGGCGGCCATGCGGGCCATCGAATATCTGCAACTCGACCCGCTGCAAATCATCGCCCGCAGCCAGGACATCATGCTCCACAGCCGCGTGCTCGACTACACGCCCGGCCTTTGGGAAGAGGCGACCTATGGCCGGCGGGAGTTCTTCGACTGGGGCGGCTGGCTGGCGGTGCGGCCGATGGACGAGCTGCCCCATTGGCGGGTGGTCATGCGCCGCGAGCACGACGGCCTGGCCGGCGATTCGCGCATCGCCCGCATGGGGCGCGAGCACGCCGAAGCCGTGGTCGAGATGCGGCAGATTTTGCGCGAACGGGGCACGGTGACCAACCGCGACTTCGCCATGACGACGCGCACGCGCACCGACAGCTATCGCGGCCGCAAGGATAGCGCCCTGGCGTTGTATTACCTATGGCGCACGGGCGAGGTGATGACCCACCACCGCGAGCGATTCGAGCGCGTCTATGCCCTGGCCGAAGCGGTGGCCCCGGCCCATCTGCTGTATGAAAGCGAAGAGGCCGAGGTCGACCGCTTCGTCATCAAAAAGGAGATCAGCTTCGACGGCCTGTCGCGGGTCAAGCGGACGGCCGAGGGGTACATGGGGCGCGGCGAGCCGGACCGCGCGGCCAAATCGCTGCTGGGGCAAATGCTGGCCGACGGCGAGGTGATCGAGGTGCGGGTGGCGGGCTGGAAAGCGCCCCATCTGGCATTGGGCAGCGACGCGGCGGCCCTGGCCGAGGTCAGCGCCGGGCGGGTTCCGGCGGCGTGGCGGCCGCTGGACGGCGACAATACCGACGAGGTCGCCTTCCTGTCGCCGCTCGATCCGGTCAGCGCGCGCGGCCGGGCCAAAGTGCTGTTCGGCTTCGATTACGTCTGGGAGGTCTACAAGCCGGTCGATAAGCGCCAGTATGGCTACTACGTGCTGCCGATCTTGTGGGGCGAGCGGCTGGTGGGGCGCTTCGACAGCAAGCTGGACCGGACAACCAACACGTTTGTCATCCTGGGGTTGTGGCTGGAGGATGAGGCGTTGGGGCGGGATGAGGCGTTCGCGGCGGCGCTGGGGCGCGGCTTCCGGCGCTTCGTGAGCTTTTTGGGGGCGGAGAAGGAGGATGCGACGGCGGTGAATGAGCCGCTATTGCGGGCGCAAATTGCTTCGTAA
- a CDS encoding putative toxin-antitoxin system toxin component, PIN family — MRVVLDVNVFVSALISSRGAPRLIVDAWRDEAYALLLSAAILEEMARVLAYPRLAALHGMTAAEVADWLALVREESRIVEPTEQIDISADETDNRYLECAVAGGADYLVTGDKQHLLPLGAFRGIRIVSPATFAALLQIGPA; from the coding sequence ATGAGGGTCGTGCTGGACGTCAACGTCTTCGTCAGTGCCCTGATCAGTTCGCGCGGCGCGCCCCGGCTCATTGTGGATGCCTGGCGCGATGAAGCCTATGCGTTATTGCTGTCGGCGGCCATCCTGGAGGAAATGGCGCGGGTGCTGGCCTATCCGCGCCTGGCCGCGCTGCACGGGATGACGGCGGCCGAGGTGGCCGATTGGTTGGCGCTGGTTCGGGAAGAGAGCCGGATCGTGGAACCCACCGAGCAAATCGACATCAGCGCCGACGAGACCGACAACCGCTATCTGGAATGTGCCGTGGCCGGCGGCGCGGATTATCTGGTCACCGGCGATAAGCAACACCTGTTGCCCCTGGGCGCGTTTCGCGGCATCCGCATTGTGTCGCCGGCCACGTTTGCGGCCCTCCTGCAAATCGGGCCTGCTTGA
- a CDS encoding DUF2089 domain-containing protein, giving the protein MRKILESCPTCGGALAVTELSCTVCDTVVRSHYAPCPFCRLAAEDQAFLLLFVRHRGNVKDMERELGVSYWTIRGRLNEVIGQMGLEPGGEPADAPPAAPAPPVAPPPAAPSPNRQAILDRLRRGELSAEEAAEELRIRN; this is encoded by the coding sequence ATGCGCAAAATATTGGAATCCTGCCCCACGTGCGGCGGCGCGCTGGCCGTCACCGAACTGAGCTGCACCGTCTGCGATACGGTCGTGCGCAGCCATTACGCGCCCTGTCCCTTCTGCCGGCTGGCGGCCGAAGACCAGGCCTTCCTGCTGCTCTTCGTGCGCCATCGCGGCAACGTCAAGGACATGGAGCGCGAACTGGGCGTGTCTTACTGGACCATTCGCGGCCGGCTCAACGAGGTCATCGGCCAGATGGGGCTGGAGCCGGGCGGCGAACCGGCCGATGCGCCGCCCGCCGCGCCCGCGCCCCCGGTCGCGCCGCCACCGGCCGCCCCATCCCCCAACCGCCAGGCCATCCTCGACCGCCTGCGCCGGGGCGAACTGTCGGCCGAGGAAGCGGCGGAAGAATTACGAATTAGGAATTAG
- a CDS encoding DinB family protein, whose product MNADAFRHFYAYHLSENRKLWHYCIAPLSQEQFTQAATYSRGSVREQLVHLIDAEEVWFCELRVVEPSEPLPDAAIDDRDVIRARWDEVEQVTRAYVAGLSDEALFSKPIKFPEEDQDLTVWQVLIHVANHGTDHRAQLLRQLNDMGVETPPQDYIFYAFDHPFEG is encoded by the coding sequence ATGAATGCCGACGCCTTTCGCCACTTCTATGCCTATCACCTCAGCGAAAACCGCAAGTTGTGGCATTACTGCATTGCGCCGCTGAGCCAGGAGCAGTTCACCCAGGCCGCGACTTATTCGCGTGGCTCGGTGCGTGAGCAGCTTGTCCACCTGATCGACGCCGAGGAAGTATGGTTCTGTGAACTGCGGGTCGTCGAGCCGTCGGAGCCGCTGCCCGACGCCGCCATCGACGACCGGGACGTCATCCGGGCGCGCTGGGACGAAGTGGAGCAGGTGACGCGCGCCTACGTGGCCGGCTTGAGCGACGAGGCGCTGTTCAGCAAGCCCATCAAGTTCCCGGAGGAAGACCAGGACCTGACCGTGTGGCAGGTGTTGATCCACGTGGCGAACCACGGCACCGACCACCGGGCGCAACTGCTGCGGCAATTGAATGATATGGGGGTGGAGACGCCGCCGCAGGACTATATTTTCTACGCCTTCGATCATCCTTTTGAGGGTTAG
- a CDS encoding DUF433 domain-containing protein, with protein sequence MSEKQHISADPAVMLGKPVVSGTRITVESILERLATGETFDI encoded by the coding sequence ATGAGCGAGAAACAACACATTAGCGCCGATCCGGCGGTGATGCTGGGCAAGCCGGTCGTGAGCGGCACGCGCATCACCGTTGAATCCATCCTCGAAAGGCTGGCGACGGGTGAGACTTTTGACATCTGA
- a CDS encoding GNAT family N-acetyltransferase produces the protein MMELHTDRLILREFVADDWPAVLAYQSDPRYLRLYEWTARSEADVRAFVQLFIDQQQQRPRTRYQLAITLKADGRLIGNCGIRVVAARNPVSPEERNRVFTANDQAAADKNPVSGAHEAARAHDADIGYELAPDAWGHGYATEAARAIVRFGFETLGLHRISADTVADNTASARVLQKLGLTLEGRLRDKLYYKGRYWDVVLFGMIRPDQA, from the coding sequence ATGATGGAACTCCACACCGACCGCCTCATCCTGCGCGAATTCGTCGCCGACGACTGGCCGGCCGTGCTGGCCTACCAGAGCGACCCGCGTTACCTGCGCCTGTACGAATGGACGGCGCGCAGCGAGGCCGACGTGCGCGCCTTCGTGCAACTATTCATCGACCAGCAACAGCAGCGGCCGCGCACCCGCTATCAACTGGCAATTACCCTCAAGGCCGACGGCCGACTCATCGGTAATTGTGGTATTCGCGTGGTCGCTGCTAGAAACCCGGTTTCTCCCGAAGAAAGAAACCGGGTTTTTACCGCCAATGACCAGGCTGCGGCCGATAAAAACCCGGTTTCGGGCGCCCACGAGGCCGCCCGTGCCCACGACGCCGACATCGGCTACGAACTGGCCCCCGACGCATGGGGCCACGGCTACGCCACCGAGGCGGCGCGGGCCATCGTCCGCTTCGGCTTCGAGACGTTGGGCCTCCACCGCATCAGCGCCGACACCGTGGCCGACAACACCGCCTCGGCCCGCGTGCTGCAAAAGCTGGGCCTGACGCTGGAGGGCCGCCTGCGCGATAAGCTGTATTACAAGGGGCGCTATTGGGATGTGGTATTGTTTGGGATGATCCGGCCCGATCAGGCCTGA
- a CDS encoding LLM class flavin-dependent oxidoreductase — protein MTYGNTIQFGYFLTPDATDTTEVLRRAQVCDRAGYDLIGIQDHPYQSRYLDTWTLLAGLAGQTEQVRLFPDVVNLPLRPPAVLAKAAASLDVMSGGRIELGLGAGAFWDGIRALGGPTRTPGEAVRALEEAIHVIRLLWSGRRGVRYEGEFYQLNGAHSGPVPAHDMGIWLGALGPRMLNMTGRLADGWVPSSSYAPPAALPDMQARIDEGAAEAGRQPSAIHRLYNVMGRIGDRPSAEPFTGPVAQWVDELTHLALEVGMDTFIIGLPEPPGDQLERFIAEVAPRVRDNVAPTGP, from the coding sequence ATGACCTACGGCAATACCATCCAATTCGGCTACTTCCTGACTCCCGACGCCACCGACACCACCGAAGTGCTGCGCCGGGCGCAGGTGTGCGACCGCGCCGGCTACGACCTGATCGGCATCCAGGATCACCCCTACCAGAGCCGCTACCTGGACACCTGGACGCTGCTGGCCGGGCTGGCCGGGCAAACGGAGCAGGTGCGCCTCTTCCCCGACGTGGTCAACCTGCCGCTGCGGCCGCCGGCCGTGCTGGCCAAGGCGGCGGCCTCGCTGGACGTGATGAGCGGCGGCCGAATCGAGCTGGGGCTGGGCGCGGGCGCGTTCTGGGACGGCATTCGCGCCTTGGGCGGCCCCACGCGTACCCCGGGCGAGGCGGTGCGGGCGCTGGAGGAGGCCATCCATGTCATCCGCCTGCTGTGGAGCGGCCGGCGGGGCGTGCGGTATGAGGGCGAGTTCTACCAATTAAACGGTGCTCACAGCGGCCCCGTGCCCGCCCATGACATGGGCATCTGGCTGGGCGCGCTCGGCCCGCGGATGCTCAACATGACTGGGCGGCTGGCCGACGGCTGGGTGCCCTCGTCGTCCTACGCGCCGCCGGCCGCCCTGCCCGACATGCAGGCCCGCATCGACGAGGGCGCGGCCGAGGCCGGTCGCCAGCCGTCGGCCATCCACCGCCTCTATAACGTCATGGGCCGCATCGGCGACCGCCCCTCGGCCGAGCCGTTCACCGGCCCCGTGGCCCAATGGGTCGATGAACTGACCCATCTGGCGCTGGAGGTCGGCATGGATACGTTCATCATCGGCCTGCCCGAGCCGCCCGGCGACCAACTGGAGCGCTTCATCGCCGAGGTCGCGCCGCGCGTGCGCGACAATGTGGCCCCCACCGGCCCATAG
- a CDS encoding pyridoxamine 5'-phosphate oxidase family protein — protein sequence MTSWLQFEQQAPELAAFGRARFGGGVAYLGTVRGDGGPRVHPVTPIIGEQLFLFMEPTSPKGQDLRRDGRYTLHCTVEDMGGGGGEFYVRGRAALSDDPDLRRQATAAASYEPAERYILFVLSVEFAFMNRYEAEGAVAERWKAN from the coding sequence ATGACAAGTTGGCTACAGTTTGAGCAACAAGCCCCAGAGTTGGCTGCCTTCGGCCGCGCCCGGTTCGGCGGCGGCGTGGCCTATCTGGGCACGGTGCGCGGCGACGGCGGGCCGCGCGTCCACCCGGTGACGCCCATCATCGGCGAGCAGTTGTTCCTGTTCATGGAGCCGACCTCGCCCAAGGGGCAGGATTTGCGGCGCGACGGCCGCTACACCCTGCACTGCACCGTCGAGGACATGGGCGGCGGCGGCGGCGAGTTCTACGTCCGCGGCCGGGCGGCGCTGAGCGACGACCCCGACCTGCGCCGGCAGGCCACGGCCGCGGCGTCGTACGAACCGGCCGAGCGTTATATTTTGTTCGTGCTGTCGGTGGAGTTTGCGTTTATGAATCGGTATGAGGCCGAGGGGGCTGTTGCTGAGCGGTGGAAAGCTAATTGA